A genomic region of Venturia canescens isolate UGA chromosome 7, ASM1945775v1, whole genome shotgun sequence contains the following coding sequences:
- the LOC122413610 gene encoding armadillo repeat-containing protein 6 homolog, with product MVRVIKQETYDDVVRENIEDFAMSAEEAIEDAIKQFEAQGVDLTNIIKDLALTDVENVTVTCLEKIKTALENENYENLIQVLERLQSELDKDIARRVYAGKEGAYQTLIQLLKKSLDDTALLEATLKTLTSLMTGNPDLLDSNGIELQMKILEEQHEVSTIHLLLSWIKECCLKHELNRQGIFNAGMLPKLKNILERDDVSGSELIDACSIIRALVLDDDLRHEFGKAHEHATQIARETLEILTGLLPQFKEDKAVVGDLMLTLATLIVRNEFCQTVQDAGGLQFIIDVMINYPDSKKLNCQSLKLLKALAGNDGVKSDIVTSGSAPLIVSAINRFQGCEMIVAAGFACISALTLKSPTNAGIFYDCGAPAVIVDAMKKYSTSKKVLKLAAWTVRNMSVRNKMESRAFISYGIEGILNNALKTFGPELEADLKAALRDLGLKVELKEQWSGKGSSVRNN from the exons atGGTTCGTGTGATAAAGCAAGAGACTTACGATGATGTTGTGCGCGAAAATATCGAGGATTTCGCAATGTCAGCTGAGGAAGCGATCGAGGATGCAATCAAACAATTCGAAGCACAA gGTGTAGATCTGACCAATATCATAAAAGACCTGGCTCTGACCGATGTCGAAAACGTTACTGTAACatgtttggaaaaaatcaaaacagccttggaaaatgaaaactaCGAGAACCTCATTCAAGTGCTCGAAAGGCTTCAATCCGAACTTGACAAAGACATTGCCCGTCGAGTCTACGCAGGCAAAGAAGGAGCATATCAAACTCTCATCCAACTTTTGAAGAAAAGCCTCGACGATACAGCTCTCCTGGAAGCTACTCTGAAAACTCTCACTTCCTTGATGACTGGCAATCCTGATCTTCTTGACAGCAATGGCATTGAATTGCAAATGAA AATATTGGAAGAACAACACGAGGTCTCGACCATCCATTTGCTGCTCAGCTGGATCAAAGAATGCTGTCTAAAGCATGAACTGAATCGACAGGGAATCTTCAATGCTGGAATGCTGCCCAAACTCAAAAATATATTGGAGCGTGACGATGTCAGTGGATCAGAGCTCATAGACGCATGTTCCATCATAAGAGCTCTTGTGCTCGACGACGACCTGAGACACGAGTTTGGTAAAGCTCACGAGCACGCTACTCAAATTGCAAGGGAAACCTTGGAAATACTCACTGGATTGCTACCAC aGTTCAAAGAGGACAAAGCAGTGGTTGGAGATCTAATGCTCACTTTGGCAACGTTAATTGTTAGGAACGAATTCTGTCAAACTGTTCAAGACGCCGGTGGACTGCAATTCATAATCGATGTGATGATCAATTATCCGGACTCGAAGAAACTCAATTGTCAATCTCTCAAATTGCTCAAAGCGCTTGCTGGCAACGACGGTGTTAAATCTGATATTGTCACCTCGGGAAGCGCTCCCTTGATCGTGTCGGCGATCAATAGATTTCAA GGTTGTGAAATGATCGTGGCTGCTGGTTTCGCGTGCATATCAGCATTGACACTGAAGAGTCCAACGAACGCTGGAATTTTTTACGACTGTGGTGCTCCTGCGGTGATCGTTGACGCAATGAAAAAGTATTCAACGAGTAAAAAGGTGCTCAAGCTGGCTGCGTGGACCGTGAGAAATATGTCGGtaagaaacaaaatggaatCACGGGCTTTCATTTCCTACGGGATTGAGGGTATTTTGAACAATGCGCTGAAAACTTTTGGGCCCGAATTGGAGGCTGATTTGAAAGCTGCGCTCCGAGATTTAGGACTGAAAGTCGAGCTCAAAGAGCAATGGTCCGGTAAAGGCTCGAGCGTCAGAAACAATTGA